A genome region from Erythrolamprus reginae isolate rEryReg1 chromosome 4, rEryReg1.hap1, whole genome shotgun sequence includes the following:
- the KCTD12 gene encoding BTB/POZ domain-containing protein KCTD12 translates to MALADSARGLPNGGGGGGGGARTGVPRAPTASELASSPSSELIPEIVELNVGGQVYVTRRGTVLSVRGSLLWRLFSQQEAADLPRDAKGRFFLDRDGFLFRYILDYLRDQELVLPEGFPERNRLRREAEYFQLPELVRRLGASGSSPAPGAPRFAGLLRDSSVCADDPSAGLGYLEADFTESPASAASPTSGRSPSGPPPPMLAASLSLDAGGGGGAGGRRSGYITIGYRGSYTIGRDAQADAKFRRVARITVCGKTALAKEVFGETLNESRDPDRPPERYTARYYLKFNFLEQAFDRLSEAGFRMAACSSTGTCAFGPEQGGPAEDKIWTSYTEYVFCRE, encoded by the coding sequence ATGGCCTTAGCCGATAGCGCCCGCGGGCTCCCcaacggcggcggcggcggcggtggcggagCCCGGACCGGCGTCCCCCGAGCTCCCACGGCCTCCGAACTGGCCTCGTCCCCGTCGTCGGAGCTCATCCCGGAGATCGTGGAGCTGAACGTGGGCGGCCAGGTCTACGTGACCCGGCGAGGGACGGTGCTGTCGGTGCGCGGCTCGCTGCTGTGGCGCCTCTTCTCGCAGCAAGAGGCGGCCGACCTGCCCCGCGACGCCAAAGGCCGCTTCTTTCTGGATCGCGACGGCTTCCTCTTCCGCTACATCCTGGACTACCTGCGCGATCAGGAGCTGGTGCTGCCCGAGGGCTTCCCCGAGCGCAACCGCCTGCGCCGCGAAGCCGAGTACTTCCAGTTGCCCGAGCTGGTTCGCCGTCTAGGGGCTTCGGGTTCTTCGCCGGCCCCTGGGGCTCCACGCTTCGCCGGCTTGCTGCGCGACTCTTCGGTGTGCGCCGACGACCCTTCGGCCGGGCTGGGCTACTTAGAAGCGGACTTCACCGAAAGTCCAGCGTCGGCTGCCTCGCCAACTTCTGGCCGGAGCCCGTCGGGGCCACCGCCGCCGATGCTGGCCGCTTCTCTCTCTCTGGATGCCGGCGGCGGAGGCGGTGCGGGCGGGCGTCGCTCGGGCTACATCACTATCGGCTACCGGGGCTCCTACACCATCGGTCGGGACGCTCAAGCCGACGCCAAGTTCCGTCGGGTGGCGCGCATCACGGTGTGCGGCAAGACGGCGCTGGCGAAAGAAGTCTTCGGCGAGACGTTGAACGAGAGCCGGGACCCCGACCGGCCTCCGGAGCGTTACACGGCCCGCTACTACCTCAAGTTCAACTTCTTGGAGCAGGCTTTCGACCGGCTGAGCGAGGCCGGCTTCCGCATGGCCGCCTGCTCCTCCACCGGCACCTGCGCCTTCGGGCCCGAGCAAGGCGGCCCCGCCGAAGACAAGATCTGGACCAGCTACACCGAGTACGTCTTCTGCCGCGAGTGA